In Anomalospiza imberbis isolate Cuckoo-Finch-1a 21T00152 chromosome 10, ASM3175350v1, whole genome shotgun sequence, the following proteins share a genomic window:
- the SERP1 gene encoding stress-associated endoplasmic reticulum protein 1 yields MVAKQRIRMANEKHSKNITQRGNVAKTSRTAPEEKASVGPWLLALFIFVVCGSAIFQIIQSIRMGM; encoded by the exons ATGGTGGCCAAGCAGCGTATCCGCATGGCCAACGAGAAGCACAGCAAGAACATCACCCAGCGAGGCAACGTCGCCAAGACCTCG AGAACGGCCCCGGAGGAGAAGGCGTCGGTCGGGCCCTGGCTGTTGGCTCTCTTCATCTTCGTGGTCTGCGGATCAG CCATCTTCCAGATCATCCAGAGCATCCGGATGGGCATGTGA
- the EIF2A gene encoding eukaryotic translation initiation factor 2A, giving the protein MAPPTPLLAVRGSEGLYMVNGPPSFTESTAFQRDSGRNCKAVAFSKDGSLFAWCNGEKVNVVNVIRAELLHSFDLPKTVCLEFSPKNNVLATWQSYATAKDGTAGVPNLQLHDLRTGKCLKSFVQKKIQNWCPCWADDESICARNVNNEVHFFENNNFNTIANKLHLQKVSDFVLSPGAQPTKVAVYVPGSKGAPSFVRLYQYPNFGGPQSALANKSFFKADKVTMLWNKKATAVLVVASTEVDKSGASYYGEQTLHYVAASGESAVVQLPKNGPIYDVAWSPNSVEFCAVYGFMPAKATVFNLKCDPVFDFGTGPRNAAYYSPHGHILVLAGFGNLRGQMEVWDVKNYKLISKPVASDSTYFAWCPDGEHIVTATCAPRLRVGNGYKIWHYTGSVLHSYEVPCDEEMWQVFWQPFLDGVFPERAVKYQAVPSELPCAEPRPAQAYRPPALRNRPVTSSKLHEDEPPQNMKPQLGGSDKPLSKTALKNQRKHEAKKAAKQEAKADAHQGPAQVKTPQNALQNTVPAMTTGDPEVDKKIKNLKKKLKAIEQLKEQAAAGKQLEKNQVEKIQKEAALLKELEDLELGV; this is encoded by the exons ATGGCGCCGCCCACGCCGCTGCTCGCAG TGCGAGGGTCCGAGGGGCTGTACATGGTGAATGGGCCCCCCAGCTTCACTGAGAGCACAGCGTTCCAAAG GGATTCTGGAAGAAATTGCAAAGCTGTTGCTTTTAGCAAGGATGGCTCCCTCTTTGCCTGGTGCAATGGAGAAAA AGTCAATGTTGTTAATGTCATCAGAGCTGAGTTACTGCATTCCTTTGATCTCCCAAAGACAGTTTGCCTTGAATTCTCGCCAAAGAATAATGTTCTGGCAACGTGGCAGTCCTATGCAA ctgctAAGGATGGCACAGCAGgggtgcccaacctgcagctcCATGATCTGAGAACTGGAAAATGCTTAAAGTCTTTTGTGCAGAAAAAGATACAGAACTG GTGTCCTTGCTGGGCAGATGATGAAAGCATTTGTGCCAGAAATGTGAACAATGAAGTGCACTTCTTCGAAAACAACAACTTCA ATACCATTGCAAACAAGCTGCATTTGCAGAAGGTCAGTGATTTCGTGTtgtccccaggagcacagccaACTAAG GTTGCTGTTTATGTCCCAGGCAGCAAAGGTGCTCCGTCCTTTGTCAGGCTCTACCAGTACCCCAACTTTGGAGGCCCGCAGTCAGCACTAGCCAACAAAAGCTTCTTTAAAGCTGACAAGGTGACAATGCTATGGAACAAAAAAG CCACGGCCGTGCTGGTGGTTGCCAGCACCGAGGTGGACAAGAGCGGCGCCTCGTACTACGGCGAGCAGACCCTGCACTACGTGGCGGCCAGCGGGGAGAGCGCCGTGGTGCAGCTGC CAAAAAATGGCCCTATTTACGATGTTGCCTGGAGCCCCAATTCTGTTGAGTTCTGTGCTGTGTATGGTTTCATGCCTGCCAAAGCCACGGTTTTTAACCTGAAATGCGACCCTGTGTTTGATTTTGGCACCGGGCCTCGCAACGCTGCCTACTATAGCCCGCACGGACACatcctggtgctggcagggTTTGGAAACCTCAGGGGACAGATGGAAGTGTGGGATGTTAAAAACTACAAACTCATTTCCAAGCCAGTGGCCTCGGATTCCACATACTTCGCTTGGTGTCCCGACGGGGAACACATTGTGACGGCCACGTGCGCTCCCCGGCTGCGCGTCGGCAACGGCTACAAGATCTGGCACTACACAGGCTCCGTGCTGCACTCCTACGAGGTCCCGTGTGACGAGGAGATGTGGCAGGTGTTCTGGCAGCCCTTCCTGGACGGGGTGTTCCCGGAGAGAGCCGTGAAGTACCAGGCAGTGCCCAGCGAGCTGCCCTGCGCTGAGCCCAGGCCTGCGCAGGCGTACAGACCTCCTGCCCTGAGGAACAGGCCCGTGACGAGCTCCAAGCTT CATGAGGATGAGCCACCCCAGAACATGAAACCCCAGCTGGGAGGCAGTGATAAGCCACTGTCTAAAACAGCTCTCAAAAATCAGAGGAAACATGAAGCAAAGAAAGCAGCTAAACAG GAGGCCAAAGCTGATGCACACCAAGGCCCTGCCCAGGTCAAAACCCCACAGAATGCCCTGCAGAACACTGTGCCAGCCATGACCACGGGAGATCCTGAAGTGGACAAGAAGATAAAGAATTTGAAAAAG aaactaaAGGCAATTGAGCAGCTAAaagaacaggcagctgctggcaaaCAGCTGGAGAAGAATCAG GTGGAGAAGATTCAGAAAGAAGCTGCTCTCCTTAAGGAACTGGAAGACTTAGAACTGGGTGTTTAA
- the SELENOT gene encoding thioredoxin reductase-like selenoprotein T: protein MRAAGLRRLLLLLLLAGLAAAPGGGGAAAAAEQGGLPAKKLRMAYATGPLLKFQICVSUGYRRVFEEYMRVISQRYPDIRIEGENYLPQPIYRHIASFLSVFKLVLIGLIIVGKDPFAFFGMQAPSIWQWGQENKVYACMMVFFLSNMIENQCMSTGAFEITLNDVPVWSKLESGHLPSMQQLVQILDNEMKLNVHMDSMPHHRS from the exons aTGCGAgcggcggggctgcggcggctgctgctgctgctgctgctggcggggctggcggcggcaccgggcggcggcggcgccgcggcggcggcggagcagGGCGGGCTGCCGGCGAAGAAGCTGCGCATGGCCTACGCCACCGGGCCGCTGCTCAAGTTTCAGATCTG TGTCTCCTGAGGCTACAGGCGGGTGTTTGAGGAGTACATGCGGGTCATCAGCCAGCGGTACCCAGACATCCGAATTGAAGGGGAGAACTACCTTCCTCAACCTATCTATAG GCACATAGCATCCTTCCTGTCTGTCTTCAAACTAGTATTAATTGGCTTAATCATCGTTGGCAAGGACCCGTTTGCTTTCTTTGGCATGCAAGCTCCAAGCATCTGGCAGTGGGGCCAGGAAAACAAG GTGTACGCCTGCATGATGGTCTTCTTCCTGAGCAACATGATTGAGAACCAGTGTATGTCCACTGGGGCTTTTGAAATCACTTTGAATG ATGTCCCAGTGTGGTCTAAGCTGGAGTCTGGCCACCTCCCTTCCATGCAGCAGCTTGTACAGATCCTTGATAACGAGATGAAGCTCAATGTGCACATGGATTCAATGCCCCATCATCGATCATAG
- the ERICH6 gene encoding glutamate-rich protein 6, translating into MDGPGTGGPGTGGPGTGGPGWAAEPSGRAGNGAGEPRWLPSPEESTDHPAEPRCETAPASPQPTPTGLPTLLAYRPESSQANVREQAEEDAEPTCEYCGKLLRPFPFSEDVPLSEDQEDRFCCKRSQELYEFIVKEKKRLEDASSLSRAVSTHESLGSEANLLLSKEQDNQRYWQNWGSGLCNEQQGALRGKGVLRNCRERDGRRKTFALGPEVLILSGLSWLLYCQAAQGGGKAHADCSQQAGSISYEPSQELSSPESVTPVPAASAAEPEPEPESQLEEEPKPEPEPRPEEKPEPEPRPAEEPEPEPEPRPEEKPEPEHRAEEEPEPRPEGKPEPTPQTEEEPEPEPEPRPEKPEPEPHTKEPEPEPEPWPEEKPEPEPRPEEEPEPEPEPRPEEKPESEPHTEEPEPQPEEKPEPEPQTEEETEPEPKPWPEEKPEPEHRAEEEPEPEPKPRPEEKPEPEHRAEEEPKPEPEPRPEGKPEPEPQTEEETKPEPEPQSEEKPEPEPRPEEEPEPEPHTEEPEPQPKEKPELEPQTEEETEPEPKPRPEEKPEPEPQTKMEPEPEPWPEEKPELEPQTEEEPEPEPWPKEEPEPEKEPRPEHESHPKEEPKPKCKPKKECNKKPVSHGILGYDFSLLGKKVGKGKLVQKYYKNRKKFLTMLPDGTSQLFYPSGNLAIVITQAGDQVMCIVQEDEPRTTKIRALFQSDGRSTCYYPNGDEWINMSIQGGQYLDQAGNRVRRWMWPNLSPGPQVPLSPIFISLNHHMGVRILAQDKIFISFLAMGRQAKFNMGTKVQVSTSSQLPPPARMSEDELLLLAFRVRILQLFDRMRGCLNFPSSEQWNKMQPPMYLMTQTVKILELCMAADISDELRSSIKAIVNAQQF; encoded by the exons ATGGACGGACCAGGCACGGGCGGGCCGGGCACGGGCGGACCAGGCACGGGCGGACCGGGCTGGGCCGCGGAGCCCAGCGGAAGGGCGGGCAATGGAGCGGGCGAGCCCCGCTGGCTCCCGTCCCCCGAGGAGAGCACAGACCACCCGGCAGAGCCGCGGTGCGAGACAGCCCCGGCCAGCCCGCAGCCGACCCCCAcgggcctgcccaccctcctgGCCTACAGACCCGAGTCTTCGCAGGCAAACGTACGTGAG caggcagaggaggatGCTGAGCCAACGTGCGAGTACTGTGGCAAGCTGCTGAGGCCATTCCCCTTCTCCGAGGATGTGCCTCTCTCCGAGGACCAGGAAGAC AGATTCTGCTGCAAGCGCAGCCAAGAGCTCTATGAGTTCATTGTGAAGGAGAAGAAGAGGCTTGAGGATGCCAGCAGCCTTTCCAGAGCTGTCAGCACCCACGAATCCCTTGGTTCTGAAGCCAACCTGCTGCTGTCAAAAGAGCAAGACAACCAGAGGTACTGGCAGAACTGGGGATCAGGTCTGTGTAATGAACAACAGGGAGCTCTGAGGGGAAAAGGAGTGTTAAGAAACTGCAGAGAGAgggatggaagaagaaaaaccttTGCTTTAGGACCAGAAGTTCTGATTCTCTCTGGTCTCTCCTGGCTCCTCTATTGCCAGGCTGCACAAGGAGGTGGCAAAGCACATGCTGACT gttCACAGCAAGCTGGATCCATTTCCTACGAGCCTTCCCAGGAACTCTCATCTCCTGAAAGCGTGACACCAGTGCCTGCTGCAAGTGCAGCTGAGCCTGAGCCCGAGCCAGAGTCCCAGCTCGAGGAGGAGCCCAAGCCAGAGCCCGAGCCCCGGCCCGAGGAGAAGCCCGAGCCAGAACCTCGGCCTGCGGAGGAGCCTGAGCCAGAGCCTGAGCCCCGGCCTGAGGAGAAGCCCGAGCCAGAACATCGGGCTGAGGAGGAGCCCGAGCCCCGGCCCGAGGGGAAGCCTGAACCGACACCTCAGACCGAGGAGGAGCCCGAGCCAGAGCCCGAGCCCCGGCCTGAGAAGCCTGAACCAGAACCTCATACTAAGGAGCCCGAGCCAGAGCCCGAGCCCTGGCCCGAGGAGAAGCCTGAGCCAGAACCTCGGCCTGAGGAGGAGCCTGAGCCAGAGCCCGAGCCCCGGCCTGAGGAGAAGCCTGAATCAGAACCTCATACTGAGGAGCCCGAGCCCCAGCCCGAGGAGAAGCCTGAACCGGAACCTCAGACCGAGGAGGAGACCGAGCCAGAGCCCAAGCCCTGGCCCGAGGAGAAGCCTGAGCCAGAACATCGGGCTGAGGAGGAGCCCGAGCCAGAGCCCAAGCCCCGGCCTGAGGAGAAGCCCGAGCCAGAACATCGGGCTGAGGAGGAGCCCAAGCCAGAGCCCGAGCCCCGGCCCGAGGGGAAGCCTGAACCGGAACCTCAGACCGAGGAGGAGACCAAGCCAGAGCCCGAGCCTCAGTCCGAGGAGAAGCCTGAGCCAGAACCTCGGCCTGAGGAGGAGCCTGAGCCAGAACCTCATACTGAGGAGCCCGAACCCCAGCCCAAGGAGAAGCCTGAACTGGAACCTCAGACCGAGGAGGAGACCGAGCCAGAGCCCAAGCCCCGGCCCGAGGAGAAGCCTGAACCAGAACCTCAGACCAAGATGGAGCCTGAGCCAGAGCCCTGGCCCGAGGAGAAGCCTGAACTGGAACCGCAGACTGAGGAGGAGCCTGAGCCGGAGCCTTGGCCCAAGGAGGAGCCCGAGCCAGAGAAGGAGCCCAGGCCCGAGCACGAGTCGCATCCCAAAGAGGAGCCCAAGCCCAAGTGCAAGCCCAAGAAAGAGTGCAACAAAAAACCCGTATCCCACGGCATCCTCGGCTATGACTTCAGTCTTCTGGGGAAGAAG GTGGGGAAGGGTAAATTGGTGCAGAAGTACtacaaaaacagaaagaaattccTTACCATGCTCCCAGATGGAACCTCGCAGTTATT CTATCCATCTGGAAACCTGGCCATCGTCATTACACAAGCGGGAGACCAGGTGATGTGCATAGTACAGGAAGACGAGCCAAGAACAACCAAAATCCGAGCACTGTTTCAGTCTGATGGCAGAAGCACGTGCTATTACCCAAACGGAGATGAGTG GATAAATATGAGTATCCAAGGTGGGCAGTATTTGGACCAAGCAGGCAACAGGGTAAGAAGGTGGATGTGGCCGAACTTGTCACCAGGACCCCAGGTCCCACTGAGCCCCATTTTCATCTCCCTGAACCACCACATGGGGGTCAGGATCCTGGCCCAGGACAAGATCTTCATCTCCTTCCTCGCCATGGGGCGACAAGCAAAATTCAACATGGGAACCAAAGTGCAG GTCAGCACCAGCAGCCAGCTGCCTCCTCCAGCCCGGATGAGTGAGGATGAGCTCCTGCTGCTTGCCTTCCGCGTGAGGATCCTGCAGCTCTTTGACAGGATGCGGGGATGCCTCAACTTCCCTTCCAGTGAGCAGTGGAACAAAATGCAGCCTCCCATGTACCTGATGACCCAGACTGTGAAGATCCTGGAGCTCTGCATGGCTGCTGACATAAGTGATGAACTGCGCAGCTCCATCAAGGCGATAGTAAATGCCCAGCAATTCTGA
- the SIAH2 gene encoding E3 ubiquitin-protein ligase SIAH2 — protein sequence MSRPSSAGPGPSKPCGKQQQHAPSPAAVLTGTGGASPPPPSPPPLPPPQQQQQQQQELTSLFECPICFDYILPPILQCQAGHLVCKQCRQQLSLCPTCRGSLTPNIRNLAMEKVASAVLFPCKYATTGCSLTFHHTEKPKHEAICEYRPYSCPCPGTSCDWEGSLEAVMSHLMHAHKSITTLQGEDIIFLATDINLPGAVDWVMMQSCFGHHFMLVLKKQEKCEGHQQFFATVLLIGTRKQAENFQYRLELHSTCHRLTWEASPCSIHDGVSVAIRNSNCLIFDTATAHLFADNGNLGINVTISMCCP from the exons ATGAGCCGCCCGTcctccgccggccccggccctaGCAAACCTTGcggaaagcagcagcagcacgccCCGTCCCCCGCCGCCGTCCTGACGGGGACCGGCGGGGCTTCTCCGCCGcccccctctcctcctcctcttcctccgccccagcagcagcaacagcagcagcaggagctgaccTCGCTCTTCGAGTGCCCCATCTGCTTCGACTATATCCTGCCGCCCATCCTGCAGTGCCAGGCCGGGCACCTGGTGTGCAAGCAATGCCggcagcagctcagcctctgTCCCACCTGCCGGGGCTCCCTCACCCCcaacatcaggaacctggccaTGGAGAAGGTGGCCTCGGCCGTCCTCTTCCCGTGCAAG TATGCCACAACAGGCTGCTCCCTGACATTCCACCACACAGAAAAGCCAAAACATGAAGCCATCTGTGAGTACCGTCCCTACTCCTGCCCGTGCCCTGGTACCTCCTGTGACTGGGAGGGGTCCTTGGAAGCCGTGATGTCCCACCTCATGCATGCCCACAAAAGCATTACCACCCTTCAGGGAGAAGATATCATTTTCCTTGCCACAGACATTAACCTGCCAGGGGCAGTGGACTGGGTGATGATGCAGTCGTGCTTTGGTCACCACTTCATGCTGGTGCTGAAGAAACAGGAGAAGTGTGAAGGTCACCAGCAGTTTTTTGCCACCGTGCTGCTCATCGGCACCCGTAAGCAGGCAGAGAACTTTCAGTACAGACTGGAGCTGCACAGCACCTGCCACCGGCTGACCTGGGAGGCTTCTCCCTGCTCCATCCACGACGGCGTGTCCGTGGCCATCCGCAACAGCAACTGCCTCATTTTTGATACAGCTACTGCACACCTTTTTGCTGACAATGGAAACCTCGGCATCAACGTGACAATTTCCATGTGCTGCCCATGA